From Brevibacterium ihuae, the proteins below share one genomic window:
- a CDS encoding SLC13 family permease, which yields MSSSRPAGEHAARYAPLPRTDTERDFKSPGERAEAFSPGTTRIRWIGFIGGLLLAVLLWVILPADLPQAARVTASVAGVMAVWWMTEAIPIPATALVPLVAFPLFGGTEEEPVSVSSVGASYGQDTIFLFMGGFLIALAMQRWNLHRRIALFVLSLMGERTGAMIAGFMIATGFLSMWVSNTATAVLMLPIGLSVLVLVNEAMEKDPESSGLAGDSADRTGTDEEVDVDGPAGESVKSSVLRSNFGTALMLGIAYAASVGSLGTIIGTPPNLLLVGYLEENHDISIGFGQWMLVGVPLAVVMMAITWFLLVKVLFKPETARIPGGKELIAEEKAKLGPMSLGEKLVLAIFVLAALSWIIIPTVFEEPPISDAGIAIVAGILLFIVPAGAERGVRLLDWESAVELPWGVLLLFGGGLALSAQFSSSGLTDWIGESAQGLAGVPVLLIVIILAAGILMLTEITSNTATAATFLPVVGGVAIGLQVDPLLLTIPVALAATCAFMLPVATPPNAVAYGSGYVTISQMVKGGVLLNLVGVVLITLVTMTLATWVFGIVY from the coding sequence ATGTCATCATCCCGCCCCGCCGGAGAGCACGCCGCGCGCTATGCTCCGCTGCCCCGCACCGACACGGAGCGCGATTTCAAGTCCCCCGGTGAGCGTGCCGAGGCCTTCTCCCCGGGAACGACGCGCATCCGCTGGATCGGATTCATCGGCGGACTGCTGCTCGCGGTCCTCCTGTGGGTGATCCTGCCCGCCGACCTCCCGCAGGCGGCCCGCGTCACCGCCTCCGTCGCCGGTGTCATGGCTGTGTGGTGGATGACCGAGGCGATCCCGATCCCCGCCACCGCACTCGTCCCGCTCGTCGCGTTCCCGCTGTTCGGGGGCACCGAGGAGGAGCCGGTGAGCGTGTCCTCGGTCGGTGCGAGCTACGGCCAGGACACGATCTTCCTCTTCATGGGCGGCTTCCTCATCGCGCTCGCGATGCAGCGCTGGAACCTCCACCGCCGGATCGCGCTGTTCGTCCTGTCCCTCATGGGGGAGAGGACGGGGGCGATGATCGCCGGCTTCATGATCGCCACCGGCTTCCTCTCGATGTGGGTGTCGAACACCGCCACCGCGGTCCTCATGCTGCCGATCGGCCTGTCCGTCCTCGTCCTCGTCAACGAGGCGATGGAGAAGGACCCGGAGTCCTCCGGGCTCGCGGGCGACTCGGCGGATCGCACGGGGACCGACGAGGAGGTCGATGTCGACGGTCCCGCCGGTGAGTCGGTGAAATCGAGCGTGCTCCGATCGAACTTCGGCACCGCGCTCATGCTCGGCATCGCCTACGCGGCCTCGGTCGGCTCGCTCGGTACGATCATCGGCACCCCGCCGAACCTCCTGCTCGTCGGCTACCTCGAGGAGAACCACGACATCTCCATCGGGTTCGGCCAATGGATGCTCGTCGGCGTCCCGCTCGCGGTCGTGATGATGGCGATCACGTGGTTCCTCCTCGTCAAGGTGCTCTTCAAGCCGGAGACGGCGCGGATCCCGGGCGGCAAGGAGCTCATCGCCGAGGAGAAGGCGAAGCTCGGACCGATGTCGCTCGGCGAGAAGCTCGTGCTCGCGATCTTCGTCCTCGCCGCGCTGTCGTGGATCATCATCCCGACGGTGTTCGAGGAGCCCCCGATCTCCGACGCCGGTATCGCGATCGTCGCAGGCATCCTCCTCTTCATCGTGCCCGCGGGCGCCGAGCGCGGCGTGCGACTGCTCGACTGGGAGTCGGCGGTCGAACTGCCCTGGGGCGTCCTCCTGCTGTTCGGCGGCGGACTCGCGCTGTCGGCCCAGTTCTCGTCCTCCGGACTCACCGACTGGATCGGCGAGTCGGCGCAGGGCCTGGCCGGCGTGCCGGTGCTGCTGATCGTCATCATCCTCGCCGCGGGCATCCTCATGCTCACCGAGATCACCTCGAACACCGCCACGGCGGCGACCTTCCTGCCGGTGGTCGGCGGTGTGGCGATCGGCCTCCAGGTCGACCCGCTGCTGCTCACCATCCCGGTGGCGCTCGCCGCGACGTGCGCGTTCATGCTCCCTGTCGCTACCCCGCCGAACGCGGTGGCCTACGGCTCCGGTTACGTGACGATCAGCCAGATGGTCAAGGGCGGCGTCCTGCTCAACCTCGTCGGCGTCGTCCTCATCACCCTGGTGACCATGACCCTGGCCACGTGGGTGTTCGGCATCGTCTACTGA
- a CDS encoding alpha/beta fold hydrolase, with amino-acid sequence MSQLAYSIINDADPSAPVLILGPSLGTTGALWAGPAYRLADDYRVVTFDLPGHGRSPRIPGVTIERIAELVLDIADDLGAQTFFYAGISISGGLALALALRAPERVRAAAALCCGARFGDASTWEQRIGDVRSDGTRSLVPDTADRWFAAGFLDEDDSTGPIVLEMLAGTDDAGYIDCCEALAGFDLSDAVASIEVPVLFLAGAQDPSNPPESMRALHEQVEGSAFAVIPDSAHLPVAEHPELVADRLAGFFGARLG; translated from the coding sequence ATGTCACAGCTCGCCTACTCGATCATCAACGATGCCGACCCCTCCGCCCCCGTCCTCATCCTCGGGCCCTCGCTCGGCACCACCGGTGCGCTGTGGGCCGGGCCGGCCTACCGGCTCGCCGACGACTACCGCGTCGTGACCTTCGACCTCCCCGGGCACGGCCGCAGCCCGCGGATCCCCGGAGTGACCATCGAACGGATCGCCGAACTCGTCCTCGACATCGCCGACGACCTCGGGGCGCAGACCTTCTTCTACGCCGGGATCTCGATCTCCGGCGGCCTCGCCCTCGCACTGGCGCTGCGCGCCCCGGAGCGCGTGCGCGCCGCCGCGGCCCTGTGCTGCGGAGCCCGGTTCGGGGACGCCTCGACCTGGGAGCAGCGGATCGGCGACGTCCGGTCCGACGGCACGCGCTCCCTCGTCCCCGACACCGCGGACCGCTGGTTCGCCGCCGGCTTCCTCGACGAGGACGACTCGACCGGCCCCATCGTGCTCGAGATGCTCGCCGGGACCGACGACGCCGGCTACATCGACTGCTGCGAGGCCCTCGCCGGATTCGACCTCAGCGATGCGGTCGCCTCGATCGAGGTCCCCGTGCTGTTCCTCGCCGGTGCCCAGGACCCGAGCAACCCGCCGGAGTCCATGCGCGCACTCCACGAGCAGGTCGAGGGATCCGCCTTCGCGGTGATCCCGGACTCCGCCCATCTGCCCGTCGCGGAGCACCCCGAGCTCGTCGCCGACCGCCTCGCGGGGTTCTTCGGCGCCCGGCTCGGCTGA
- a CDS encoding thymidine kinase codes for MAKLYFRYGAMNSGKSTALLQAAFNYEERDQRVLLAKPALDTKGDDEVVSRLGVRRRVDFLIRAGEDVEARFLAAAGLEDPAALLTSIEVPVAPVACLFVDEAQFLEPGQVEDLLRIAVRHEVPVMTYGIRTDFRTRAFPGSARLLEIAHTLEELKTICRCGRKALFNGRRVEGRFVFDGDQVAIDGAEVTYESLCAHCYFAESAGRGSDLG; via the coding sequence ATGGCCAAGCTCTACTTCCGCTACGGCGCGATGAACTCGGGGAAGTCGACCGCACTGCTCCAGGCCGCCTTCAACTACGAGGAGCGCGATCAGCGCGTGCTCCTCGCCAAACCCGCGCTCGACACCAAGGGCGACGACGAGGTCGTGTCCCGGCTCGGGGTGCGCCGGCGCGTCGACTTCCTCATCCGGGCGGGCGAGGACGTCGAGGCGCGCTTCCTCGCCGCCGCCGGGCTCGAGGACCCGGCGGCCCTGCTCACGAGCATCGAGGTGCCCGTCGCCCCCGTCGCCTGCCTGTTCGTCGACGAGGCCCAGTTCCTCGAACCGGGCCAGGTCGAGGATCTGCTGCGGATCGCGGTGCGGCACGAGGTGCCGGTGATGACCTACGGGATCCGCACCGATTTCCGGACCCGCGCCTTCCCGGGATCGGCCCGGCTGCTCGAGATCGCACACACGCTCGAGGAGCTCAAGACGATCTGCCGCTGCGGGCGCAAGGCCCTGTTCAATGGCCGTCGGGTCGAGGGGCGGTTCGTGTTCGACGGCGACCAGGTCGCGATCGACGGCGCCGAGGTGACCTACGAATCGCTGTGCGCCCACTGCTACTTCGCGGAATCGGCCGGGCGCGGCAGCGATCTCGGCTGA
- a CDS encoding NADP-dependent isocitrate dehydrogenase codes for MAKIIYTRTDEAPLLATYSLKPIVEAFATTAGVEVETRDISLAGRILGQFGDRLPEDQRMADALSELGELTQSPEANIIKLPNISASVPQLKAAIAELQSQGFDLPDYPDEPSTDDEKDVRARYDAVKGSAVNPVLREGNSDRRAPKAVKNFAKSHPHSMGEWSQDSKTNVATMDADDFRANEKSVVFDSDDTVTIRLRTAAGTTDLKSFDVLAGEIVDGTFMKASALDAFLREQVRRAREQDVLFSVHLKATMMKASDPIIFGHVIEAFFPEVFEKYGEQLAAAGLTSDNGLGAILAGLDALPQEVADGVRRGIEQGMADGPALAQVNSDKGITNLHVPSDVIVDASMPAMIRIGGKMWGPDGEEADTLAVIPDSSYAGIYQVVIDDCRANGAYDPTTMGSVPNVGLMAQKAEEYGSHDKTFEISEAGTVEVVDSAGEVRMSHEVEAGDIWRACQTKDIPVRDWVKLAVTRARLSDTPAVFWLDETRAHDRTLKAKVEEYLQEHDTEGLDIRIMSPVEATQLSLDRIRKGEDTISVTGNVLRDYNTDLFPILELGTSAKMLSVVPLIAGGGLFETGAGGSAPKHVQQFTEENHLRWDSLGEFFAIAESFRHLHTSDDNARAGILADTLDDATETFLNENKSPSRKVGELDNRGSHFYLALYWAEELAKQTADAELAQAFTQVAEQLRANESTIAEELLAVQGSPVDLGGYYNPDVEKTTEAMRPSQTFNDIMKGLEKKDV; via the coding sequence ATGGCAAAGATCATCTACACCCGCACCGACGAGGCGCCGCTGCTGGCGACCTACTCGCTCAAGCCGATCGTCGAGGCTTTCGCGACCACCGCCGGTGTCGAGGTCGAGACCCGCGACATCTCGCTCGCCGGTCGGATCCTCGGTCAGTTCGGCGACCGCCTCCCGGAGGACCAGCGGATGGCGGACGCCCTGTCCGAGCTCGGGGAGCTCACCCAGTCCCCCGAGGCCAACATCATCAAGCTGCCGAACATCTCGGCCTCGGTGCCGCAGCTCAAGGCCGCGATCGCCGAGCTCCAGTCGCAGGGCTTCGACCTCCCGGACTACCCGGATGAGCCCTCCACCGACGACGAGAAGGACGTCCGCGCCCGCTACGACGCCGTCAAGGGCTCCGCCGTCAACCCGGTGCTCCGCGAGGGCAACTCCGACCGCCGCGCCCCGAAAGCTGTGAAGAACTTCGCGAAGTCGCACCCCCACTCGATGGGCGAATGGTCGCAGGACTCGAAGACGAACGTCGCCACCATGGACGCCGACGACTTCCGCGCGAACGAGAAGTCGGTCGTCTTCGACTCCGACGACACCGTGACGATCCGCCTGCGCACGGCCGCCGGCACCACCGATCTCAAGTCCTTCGACGTGCTCGCCGGCGAGATCGTCGACGGCACCTTCATGAAGGCCTCCGCGCTCGACGCGTTCCTCCGCGAGCAGGTGCGCCGCGCCCGCGAGCAGGACGTCCTGTTCTCCGTCCACCTCAAGGCGACGATGATGAAGGCCTCCGACCCGATCATCTTCGGCCACGTCATCGAGGCGTTCTTCCCCGAGGTGTTCGAGAAGTACGGCGAGCAGCTCGCAGCTGCGGGGCTGACCTCGGACAACGGCCTCGGCGCGATCCTCGCCGGGCTCGACGCACTGCCGCAGGAGGTCGCCGACGGCGTCCGCCGGGGCATCGAGCAGGGCATGGCCGACGGCCCCGCCCTCGCCCAGGTCAACTCCGACAAGGGCATCACCAACCTCCACGTGCCCAGCGACGTCATCGTCGACGCCTCGATGCCGGCGATGATCCGGATCGGCGGCAAGATGTGGGGACCCGACGGCGAGGAGGCCGACACCCTCGCGGTGATCCCGGACTCCTCGTACGCCGGCATCTACCAGGTCGTCATCGACGACTGCCGGGCGAACGGCGCCTACGACCCGACGACGATGGGCTCGGTGCCCAACGTCGGCCTCATGGCCCAGAAGGCCGAGGAGTACGGCAGCCACGACAAGACCTTCGAGATCTCCGAGGCCGGCACCGTCGAGGTCGTCGACTCCGCCGGCGAGGTCCGCATGAGCCACGAGGTCGAGGCCGGTGACATCTGGCGCGCCTGCCAGACCAAGGACATCCCGGTCCGCGACTGGGTCAAGCTCGCCGTCACCCGCGCCCGCCTGTCGGACACCCCGGCGGTGTTCTGGCTCGACGAGACCCGGGCGCACGACCGCACCCTCAAGGCCAAGGTCGAGGAGTACCTGCAGGAGCACGACACCGAGGGCCTCGACATCCGGATCATGAGCCCGGTGGAGGCCACGCAGCTCTCCCTCGACCGGATCCGGAAGGGCGAGGACACGATCTCCGTCACCGGCAACGTCCTCCGCGACTACAACACCGACCTGTTCCCGATCCTCGAGCTCGGCACCTCGGCGAAGATGCTCTCCGTGGTCCCGCTCATCGCCGGCGGCGGACTGTTCGAGACCGGCGCGGGCGGCTCCGCGCCCAAGCACGTCCAGCAGTTCACCGAGGAGAACCACCTCCGGTGGGATTCGCTCGGCGAGTTCTTCGCGATCGCGGAGAGCTTCCGCCACCTGCACACCTCGGACGACAACGCGCGCGCCGGGATCCTCGCCGACACGCTCGACGATGCGACGGAGACCTTCCTCAACGAGAACAAGTCGCCGTCGCGGAAGGTCGGCGAGCTCGACAACCGGGGCAGCCACTTCTACCTCGCCCTCTACTGGGCCGAGGAGCTCGCGAAGCAGACCGCCGACGCCGAGCTCGCGCAGGCGTTCACCCAGGTCGCCGAGCAGCTCCGCGCGAACGAGTCGACGATCGCCGAGGAGCTCCTCGCGGTGCAGGGCTCGCCGGTCGACCTCGGCGGGTACTACAACCCCGACGTCGAGAAGACGACGGAGGCGATGCGCCCCTCGCAGACCTTCAACGACATCATGAAGGGGCTCGAGAAGAAGGACGTCTGA
- a CDS encoding LapA family protein: MTDPYRSPEPAGAPRPAGDAGYSDAGYPEPEAHPPARRSDERTRRPAAEPKRSSGVSAGVWIALILGALILVLLLVFIIQNNVSAQFQYFSWQFSLPLGVAMLLAAIAGVLIAGIAGSVRIAVLSHRLKKSNRSLAEVERILDR, translated from the coding sequence GTGACCGATCCCTACCGCTCCCCCGAGCCCGCCGGCGCCCCCCGGCCCGCAGGCGACGCCGGCTACTCCGATGCCGGGTACCCCGAGCCCGAGGCGCACCCGCCGGCCCGGCGGAGCGACGAACGGACCCGCCGTCCGGCCGCGGAGCCGAAGCGCTCCTCCGGGGTGTCCGCCGGCGTGTGGATCGCGCTCATCCTCGGTGCGCTCATCCTCGTCCTCCTCCTCGTCTTCATCATCCAGAACAACGTCTCCGCGCAGTTCCAGTACTTCTCCTGGCAGTTCAGCCTGCCGCTCGGCGTGGCGATGCTGCTCGCCGCGATCGCCGGGGTGCTCATCGCCGGGATCGCCGGCTCCGTGCGGATCGCCGTGCTCTCCCACCGGCTCAAGAAGTCGAACCGCTCGCTCGCCGAGGTCGAGCGCATCCTCGACCGCTGA
- a CDS encoding sulfurtransferase, whose protein sequence is MRTLPPAESSLPGILVDPAWLAAHLDDPQVLVVDVTTFLVRTATGVRPESGRSTHLDAHIPGAVFADLLDVLTAPEPVRFTALDSDRFAAAAGGLGIDGSVDVVVYDHGENEWATRLWWNLRLEGHGRVALLDGGLPAWRAAGLPVESGAVAPRPRTFTAHRRPELLADAAAVEAAGGAGTPVVNALDPDAYSGRTRPYGRPGHIPGSGHAHFRDLYDEERDHRLVPEERARAVLAPTGTLDSAERPIAYCGGGIAATLVAFSAARLGRPDVAVYDGSMTEWVASGRPLETSPGVEGPPAEPTP, encoded by the coding sequence GTGCGCACCCTCCCGCCCGCCGAGTCGTCCCTGCCCGGGATCCTCGTCGACCCCGCGTGGCTCGCCGCGCACCTCGACGATCCGCAGGTGCTCGTCGTCGACGTCACGACGTTCCTCGTCCGCACCGCCACCGGGGTGCGCCCGGAATCCGGGCGGTCGACCCACCTCGACGCCCATATCCCTGGGGCGGTGTTCGCCGACCTCCTCGACGTGCTCACCGCTCCCGAACCGGTGCGGTTCACCGCTCTCGACAGCGATCGGTTCGCCGCGGCGGCCGGCGGGCTGGGGATCGACGGGAGCGTCGACGTCGTCGTCTACGACCACGGAGAGAACGAGTGGGCCACCCGGCTGTGGTGGAACCTCCGGCTCGAAGGCCACGGCCGGGTGGCGCTCCTCGACGGCGGGCTGCCCGCCTGGCGCGCCGCCGGACTACCCGTCGAATCCGGTGCGGTCGCACCGCGCCCGCGGACCTTCACCGCGCATCGGCGGCCCGAGCTCCTCGCCGACGCCGCCGCGGTCGAGGCGGCGGGCGGCGCGGGCACCCCGGTGGTCAACGCGCTCGATCCCGACGCCTACTCCGGACGCACCCGCCCCTACGGCCGTCCCGGGCACATCCCCGGCAGCGGTCACGCGCACTTCCGCGACCTCTACGACGAGGAGCGCGATCACCGGCTCGTCCCGGAGGAGCGCGCCCGCGCCGTGCTCGCACCGACCGGGACGCTCGACAGCGCGGAGCGGCCGATCGCCTACTGCGGCGGCGGGATCGCGGCGACCCTCGTCGCCTTCAGCGCCGCACGGCTCGGACGCCCGGACGTCGCGGTGTACGACGGCTCGATGACCGAATGGGTCGCCTCCGGCCGTCCGCTCGAGACGAGCCCGGGCGTCGAGGGACCCCCGGCCGAACCGACCCCCTGA
- a CDS encoding putative quinol monooxygenase: MYFIVVKFLVADAFADRWPEISRPFTEATRAEPGNMWFDWSRSVENPNEYVLVEAFADDEAAGAHVGSPHFAAMREEFPQYLQQTPRIISRKIEGDGWDEMGEISVD; this comes from the coding sequence ATGTACTTCATCGTCGTCAAATTCCTCGTCGCCGACGCGTTCGCCGACCGCTGGCCGGAGATCTCCCGCCCCTTCACCGAGGCCACCCGGGCCGAGCCCGGCAACATGTGGTTCGACTGGTCGCGCAGCGTCGAGAACCCGAACGAGTACGTTCTCGTCGAGGCGTTCGCCGACGACGAGGCCGCCGGGGCCCACGTGGGCAGCCCGCACTTCGCCGCGATGCGCGAGGAGTTCCCGCAGTACCTGCAGCAGACCCCGCGCATCATCTCCCGCAAGATCGAGGGCGACGGCTGGGACGAGATGGGCGAGATCAGCGTCGACTGA
- a CDS encoding OsmC family protein has product MDDSTAAPAGDPQPSHAVEITRVAENRYRAVGASGTTLEFGRGEGLLTPVELLLAAIAGCSAIDVDTVTSRRTEPTRFTARASGTKIDEDGASRLADIGVDFDLAFPDDESGRTAAGMVERLVRLSHDKHCTVSRTVEHATPVRITSRAEVGEAPVCDG; this is encoded by the coding sequence ATGGACGACAGCACAGCCGCACCGGCAGGAGACCCCCAGCCCTCGCACGCCGTCGAGATCACCCGGGTGGCGGAGAACCGCTACCGGGCGGTCGGCGCGAGCGGCACGACCCTCGAGTTCGGCCGCGGCGAGGGCCTCCTCACCCCGGTCGAGCTGCTGCTCGCGGCGATCGCCGGCTGCTCGGCGATCGACGTCGACACCGTGACCTCGCGACGCACCGAGCCGACGCGCTTCACCGCGCGGGCGAGCGGGACGAAGATCGACGAGGACGGGGCGAGCCGCCTGGCCGACATCGGGGTCGATTTCGACCTCGCGTTCCCCGACGACGAGTCCGGCCGCACCGCGGCGGGCATGGTCGAGCGCCTCGTGCGGCTGTCGCACGACAAGCACTGCACGGTGTCGCGCACCGTCGAGCACGCGACCCCGGTGCGGATCACCTCGCGCGCGGAGGTCGGGGAGGCGCCTGTCTGCGACGGGTGA
- a CDS encoding PLP-dependent aminotransferase family protein yields the protein MSRAPELHLEIDRTSDVALPVQIIRGIRAAVAGGRLTPGDRLPSARALAASLGTARGTVDSAYAQLATEGYVVQRPRSGTVIDPDLPATALARPPAPVPRPRARRRPIRLDLRPGGGGDSPSTDPQFRAAWRRALDLPPGPPDPLGEHRLREAIAEHLRTMRGMVVDAAEVVVTAGSRDGLALVLAATGVTRVAVEDPGFPGLRRALRGVEAVPVPVDELGLSPHGLARAVHPGDAGVGRAIAEDWPAAALVTPNHQFPYGTAMPVGRRVELCGTAADAGVLLLEDDYDSEARYLGPAVPPLFDSAPGGGVVHLGTFSTVLTSAVGTGYLVARGRAGDRIRAARENLGPAVSPLLQTAVAEYLTSGGLRRRITRGRARLRAAEPVAAEYAGLPGLVRRGRDLVIETDESGARNAHRRLAAHGIVVGDLASGWSGEAGRHGLVVARSAAAPERLREALALIAESLGEGAGTPGRVRWADPGPVTG from the coding sequence ATGAGCCGCGCCCCGGAACTCCATCTCGAGATCGATCGGACCAGCGACGTCGCCCTGCCGGTGCAGATCATCCGGGGCATCCGCGCCGCCGTCGCGGGCGGGCGCCTCACCCCGGGGGACCGGCTGCCGTCGGCCCGTGCGCTCGCGGCGTCGCTCGGCACCGCGCGCGGCACCGTGGACAGCGCCTATGCCCAGCTCGCCACCGAGGGGTACGTCGTGCAGCGTCCGCGGAGCGGAACGGTCATCGATCCCGATCTCCCGGCGACCGCCCTCGCCCGCCCTCCGGCGCCCGTTCCCCGACCCCGCGCGCGCCGCCGCCCGATCCGGCTCGATCTCCGCCCCGGCGGCGGCGGGGACTCCCCGTCCACCGATCCGCAGTTCCGCGCGGCCTGGCGCCGGGCCCTCGACCTCCCTCCCGGGCCGCCGGACCCGCTCGGAGAGCACCGGCTGCGCGAGGCGATCGCCGAGCACCTCCGCACGATGCGCGGCATGGTCGTCGACGCCGCCGAGGTCGTCGTCACCGCCGGCTCGCGCGACGGGCTCGCACTCGTGCTCGCGGCGACCGGCGTGACCCGGGTCGCGGTGGAGGACCCCGGATTCCCCGGATTGCGCCGGGCCCTGCGCGGCGTCGAGGCGGTGCCCGTTCCCGTCGACGAGCTCGGCCTGTCCCCGCACGGTCTTGCCCGGGCGGTGCACCCGGGGGACGCAGGCGTCGGGAGGGCGATCGCGGAGGACTGGCCGGCCGCGGCGCTCGTCACCCCGAACCACCAGTTCCCCTACGGCACGGCGATGCCGGTGGGGCGCAGGGTCGAGCTGTGCGGCACGGCGGCCGACGCCGGCGTGCTCCTCCTCGAGGACGACTACGACAGCGAAGCGCGCTACCTCGGCCCCGCGGTTCCGCCGCTGTTCGACTCCGCGCCGGGCGGCGGGGTCGTCCACCTCGGGACCTTCTCCACCGTGCTCACCTCCGCGGTCGGCACGGGATACCTCGTGGCCCGGGGGCGCGCCGGCGACCGGATCCGCGCCGCCCGCGAGAACCTCGGGCCGGCGGTGTCCCCGCTGCTCCAGACCGCGGTCGCGGAGTATCTGACCTCCGGCGGGCTGCGACGCCGGATCACCCGCGGTCGCGCTCGCCTGCGCGCGGCCGAACCGGTGGCCGCGGAGTACGCGGGGCTGCCCGGACTCGTCCGGCGCGGACGCGATCTCGTCATCGAGACGGATGAGTCCGGCGCCCGGAACGCGCATCGGCGGCTCGCCGCCCACGGGATCGTCGTCGGCGACCTCGCCTCCGGCTGGTCGGGGGAGGCCGGTCGGCACGGCCTCGTCGTCGCGCGGTCCGCGGCGGCTCCGGAGCGGCTGCGCGAGGCGCTCGCACTCATCGCGGAGAGTCTCGGGGAGGGCGCCGGCACCCCCGGACGGGTGCGCTGGGCCGACCCCGGCCCTGTGACAGGATGA
- the pdxS gene encoding pyridoxal 5'-phosphate synthase lyase subunit PdxS → MTATQPLLNTGLAQMLKGGVIMDVVTPEQARIAEAAGAVAVMALERVPADIRAQGGVARMSDPDLIAGIIDAVSIPVMAKARIGHFVEAQVLQTLGVDYIDESEVLSPADFVNHIDKSGFSVPFVCGATNLGEALRRITEGASMIRSKGEAGTGDVSEAMRHIRTITGEIRGLAAMSADELYVAAKELRAPYELVKEVAGAGRLPVVMFVAGGIATPADAAMMMQLGADGVFVGSGIFKSGDPEKRARAIVEATTHFDDPDTIARVSRGLGEAMVGITVSELPAPHRLAERGW, encoded by the coding sequence ATGACCGCGACCCAGCCCCTGCTCAACACCGGACTCGCCCAGATGCTCAAGGGCGGGGTGATCATGGACGTCGTCACCCCCGAGCAGGCCCGGATCGCCGAGGCCGCCGGCGCCGTGGCCGTCATGGCGCTCGAGCGCGTACCGGCCGACATCCGCGCCCAGGGCGGAGTGGCGCGGATGAGCGATCCCGACCTCATCGCCGGCATCATCGACGCCGTGTCGATCCCGGTCATGGCGAAGGCGCGGATCGGTCATTTCGTCGAGGCCCAGGTGCTCCAGACCCTCGGGGTCGACTACATCGACGAGTCCGAGGTGCTCTCGCCGGCAGACTTCGTCAACCACATCGACAAGTCGGGGTTCTCGGTGCCGTTCGTGTGCGGTGCGACGAACCTCGGCGAGGCGCTCCGGCGGATCACCGAGGGCGCCTCGATGATCCGCTCGAAGGGTGAGGCGGGCACCGGCGACGTGTCCGAGGCGATGCGCCACATCCGCACGATCACCGGGGAGATCCGCGGGCTCGCGGCGATGAGCGCCGACGAGCTCTACGTCGCCGCCAAGGAGCTGCGAGCGCCCTACGAGCTCGTCAAGGAGGTCGCCGGCGCGGGCCGGCTGCCGGTGGTGATGTTCGTCGCCGGCGGCATCGCCACCCCCGCCGACGCGGCGATGATGATGCAGCTCGGCGCCGACGGGGTGTTCGTCGGATCGGGGATCTTCAAGTCCGGGGACCCGGAGAAGCGGGCCCGCGCGATCGTCGAGGCGACCACCCACTTCGACGACCCGGACACGATCGCCCGGGTGTCGCGCGGGCTCGGCGAGGCGATGGTCGGCATCACCGTGTCCGAGCTCCCCGCTCCGCACCGCCTGGCCGAGCGCGGCTGGTGA
- the pdxT gene encoding pyridoxal 5'-phosphate synthase glutaminase subunit PdxT, whose product MTPSDRPCVGVVALQGAVAEHRKVLTALGAATRRVTRPEHLDGLAAVVLPGGESSAMVRLAAGSGLFPALAERTAAGLPVFGTCAGLVLLARDVEDAAALSGFARVPALDVTVRRNAYGAQRESFVAPLAVRGLAGDGGAGTVEAVFIRAPQITGTDPGVEVLAEHDGVPVLVRQGHVMAASFHPELTPDPRIHTLFLSAAGVLPATASEAAPVRTRTS is encoded by the coding sequence GTGACTCCGTCCGACCGCCCCTGCGTGGGCGTCGTCGCGCTCCAGGGCGCGGTCGCCGAGCACCGAAAGGTCCTCACCGCACTCGGCGCCGCGACCCGCCGCGTCACCCGCCCGGAGCATCTCGACGGCCTCGCCGCCGTCGTGCTGCCGGGCGGGGAGAGCAGCGCGATGGTGCGCCTGGCCGCCGGCAGCGGACTGTTCCCCGCGCTCGCGGAGCGCACCGCGGCCGGCCTGCCGGTGTTCGGCACGTGCGCCGGGCTCGTGCTCCTCGCCCGTGACGTCGAGGACGCCGCCGCGCTCTCCGGCTTCGCTCGGGTCCCCGCGCTCGACGTCACCGTCCGCCGCAACGCCTACGGCGCGCAGCGGGAGTCCTTCGTCGCCCCGCTGGCCGTCCGCGGGCTCGCGGGCGACGGAGGAGCCGGGACCGTCGAGGCGGTGTTCATCCGCGCACCGCAGATCACCGGGACGGACCCCGGCGTCGAGGTGCTCGCCGAGCACGACGGCGTGCCCGTCCTCGTCCGGCAGGGGCACGTCATGGCCGCGAGCTTCCATCCGGAGCTCACCCCGGACCCGCGGATCCATACCCTCTTCCTCAGCGCGGCGGGTGTGCTCCCCGCAACGGCATCCGAGGCGGCGCCGGTCAGAACTCGAACGAGCTGA